The genome window GAGCGTGGCGCGGAAGCGGGTCTCTTCCTGCGCCAGGGTTGCCTCGATCAGCGGCTGGGCGCGGGTCAGCTCGGGATAGGCCTGGCCCATCTCCGCGACCAATTGCGGCACCAGGCGGTGCATCAGCGGGTCCTTGGCGCCGAGCAGATGGGCGTGGCGCATGGCGCGGCGCATGATCCGGCGCAGGACGTAGCCGCGGCCGTCGTTGGCGGGGAGCACGCCGTCGGCGATGAGGAAGCCCGAGGCGCGCAGATGGTCGGCGATGACCCGGTGCGAGGGCTGGGCCTCGCCTTGCGCTTTCGTGCCGGTCAACTCTTCCGAGGCGTGGATCAGCGCCTTGAAAGTGTCGGTATCGTAATTGTCGTGGACGCCCTGCATCACCGCGGCGATCCGCTCGAGCCCCATGCCGGTGTCGATCGACGGCTTAGGCAGGTCGGCGACGATCGCATCGTTCTCCTGCAGATGCTGCATGAAGACGAGGTTCCAGATCTCGACGAAGCGGTCGCCGTCCTCGTCGGGGCTGCCGGGCGGGCCGCCGGGCAGATGGTCGCCGTGATCGAAGAAGATCTCCGAGCAGGGACCGCTCGGGCCGTCGGGGCCCATCGCCCAGAAATTGTCCTTGGTCGCGATGCGGATGATGCGGCTCTCGGGCAGGCCGGCGATCTTGCGCCACAGGTCAAACGCCTGGTCGTCGGTGTGATAGACGGTGACGGTCAGGCGGTCGGGCGAAAGGCCCCAGTCGCGGGTCAGCAGCGTCCAGGCGAGTTCGATCGCGCGGTCCTTGAAATAGTCGCCGAACGAGAAGTTGCCGAGCATCTCGAAGAAGGTGTGATGGCGCGCGGTATAGCCGACATTGTCGAGATCGTTGTGCTTACCGCCGGCGCGCACGCACTTCTGCGAGGAGGTGGCGGTGACATCGGGCCGGGTCTCGAGCCCGGTGAACACGTTCTTGAACGGCACCATCCCGGCGTTGACGAACATCAGCGTCGGATCGTTGTGCGGAACCAGCGGCGCGGACGGCACGCGCGTATGGCCGGCGCCTTCGAAAAATTCGAGGAATCCGCGGCGAATGTCGTTGGTCGAAGTCATGGCGCCCGCAGATATGCGTCTATCCGGGGCGCGGCAAGGCGGGAGGGGCGCGGGGCCCCTCCCCCGATGCGTCAGGCGTGGACCGGGTAGGCGTCCTCGATCAGCCCGGTGTCGGCGTCGATCTGGTAGACGTAGCCGTTGGCGTAGCGATAATATTCGTTGTCGCTGTCGGCCCACCGGTCGCGATAGTCGAGCGGCACGTTGTAGACCCCGTAGCCGGCCGGCATCGGCTGGCCGACGTTGAATTGCTGGCCGGTGACGAGCTGGACCAGAGCGGTGATCAGCTGGGTCTTGGGGTCGACCTGGTAGATGCCGTTGCCGGCGTAGCGATACTGGTACTGCGGCGTGTCGTAATAGGTATCGCGATAGGCGTAGGGGACGTTGTAGTCCGGATAGGCCGTGGGCCACTCCTGCCCGACATAATAAGCGTCGCTGTAGAGCGGATAGGCCTGCTCGATGCGGCGGCTATACGGGTCGACCTGATAGATGAACCCGTCGCCGTAGCGATACCAGGAGTCGTTGGTGTCGTAGTAGTTGGCGCGGTAATCGAGCGGGACATTGTAGGCGCCGTAGCTTGCCGGGAGCATCTGGCCGACGCCGAGCTGCTGGCCGGTCAGCAAGGCGACGATGCCGCTGATCAGCTGGGTCGTCGGGTCGACCTGATAGATGGCATTCCCGTCATAGCGGTAGTAGGCGTCGGGCCGGTCGTAGTAGAACGGCTGGTAGGCGTTGGGCACATAGTTCGACGCATAAGCCGCCGGCCAGCGCTCGCCGACCGAATAGCCGCCGATCAGCGGGATCAGCGAACGGACGATATTGTCGTCGCGGTCGATCCGGTAGAGCGCGCCATAATCATTGTCGTAGCGGTAGTAATAATCGGGCGTGTCGACGTAGCGCGAGGCGTAGAACGCCGGCAGCGGGGCGAGCGCGGCGGCGGCGACTCGCTGGCCGACCAGGGCACGGGTGCGGGCGGCTTCGCGCAACGGGCGCACGGCGGCCTTGGCCATCTGGCGCTCGAAGCGGACTTCGTCCTTCAGCGCGCGGCGATCGATGCGCGCGGCCTGCTGGAATGCCTTGCGCTCGATCTTGGCCTGCTGGCGAACGGCCTGGCGCTCGAACTTCGCCTGCTGGCGGACCGACTGGCGCTCGATCCGTTCGGGACGGGCGAAGGCCTTGCGCTCGGCCTTGGCGGCCTGGCGCTGGACCCGCTCGAAGCGTGGCTGCTCGATGCGCTGGGCGCGTTCGATGCGCTCCATGCGCTGCGGGCGCTCGGCGCGCTGGAACTGGCGCTGCTCGAAGCGCTGGGCGCGCTCGACCTGACGGGCCTGCTGGCGCTCGGCGCGCTGGGGCCTCGCCGCCTGCTGGGCGTGCTGGACATGCTGGCGCTCGGCCTTGGGGCCGCCGCCACCGCCCTTGTTGCCGCCCTTTTCGGCAAGCGCCGGAGCGGTGATGGCGAGACCGGCGGCGCCGGCGATGAGAAGCATCTTGCGGGTCATTGGGTGACCTTTCTGCGGTTGTTTCAATGTCGTGGGATTTCAACGCCTAACTTCGCATTTGGAGCCTGTGCGGCGGATGAACCGAAGATTTTCGCGGTTCGCTTCGCCCCGTCCGGGGCCCGATCCGACGCTGCTGTAAGCTGGCGTTCATGCGAAAGGCGGCGCTGCGGCCTTGGTTTTTGCTCCCGCCGCGCTAGTCAGCGGCGATGGCCAAGCGCGCGACCACCATCCCCGCCTACAAGCGCAAGCGCGCCCGCAAGGGCGGCGTCGGCCGCTTCCTGCTCAAGCTGTTTCTCGCGCTGTTGCTGCTGCCGATCGCCTTGGTAGTGATCTACCGCTTCGTGCCGCCGCCGATCACCGCGACGATGGTCGGCGATCTGGTCGCCGGGCGTGGGGTCGACAAGGACTGGATGAGCCTGGCGGAAATGGACCGCGACATGGTCCGCGCGGCGATCGCGGCCGAGGACAGCAAATTCTGCGCCCATAGCGGCTTCGATTGGGACGCCATCCAGGACGCGGCCAAGCGCAACGCCTCGGGCGGGCGGATCCGCGGCGGATCGACGATCAGCCAGCAGACCGCCAAGAACGTCTTCCTATGGCAAGGCGGCGGCTATTTCCGCAAAGGGCTGGAGGCCTATTTCACCTTCTTGATCGAGACCGTGTGGGGGAAGCGGCGGATCATGGAAGTCTATCTTAACGTCGCCGAGACCGGGATCGGCACCTATGGCGCCAACGCCGGCTCGCAGCGCTATTTCGGGCATGACGCGAGCGCCATGTCGGCGACCGAGGCGGCGCGCATCGCGGCGGTCCTGCCGCTGCCCAAGAAGCGCGGGGCGATCGCGCCCAAGGGCTTCACCCGGCGCTACGGCAATACCATCGCGGCGCGCGTCGGCGTGGTCGGGCGCGATGGGCTCGATGCCTGCGTCTATGCCGGCACCGCCGCGCCGCCGCAGAAGGCGCCGCCGAGGGTGACGAAACCGGCCGTCGTGCCGGGCGACGAATATGAGACCACCACCCCGCCGCCGCCCGAGCCGTCGGTCGATTCGCCCGAGCTCAACGCGGTGATCGAGGAGACGCTCGGGACGGCCGAGCCGGCGGCCGAGCCCGCGCCCGAGGTACTGGTCCCGGCGCCCGAGCCCGAGCCGGCCGAGCCGGTGACTGAGAATGGCGCCGAGCCCGGCGCCTGAGCTTTAGCCGACCAGCGCCATCTTGGGCGGCGCGCTGAGCTCGACCTGGCCGTCGCCGAGCAGCCGCTCGAGGCGCATCGCGAGGTCGGCGTCGAGCGCGAAATCCTGGCCGAGCAGGAAGGTCGCGCTGCGCCCCTCGCCGAGTGCGAGCGTGGCGCGGACGATCCCATTGCCGCCGCGGTGGCCGGCGAACTCCGCCGCGACGGCGGGAAGCAAGGCGGCATCGGGGACCGTGAGGTGGAGCTGAAGCCGGGTGCGCCGGGCGAGGGTGTCGAGCGGCTGGAAGCGCTTCACGGTGACCCGCGGCATGCCTTCGCCGGGTCGACGGTCGAGCTCGACGTTCATCAGCCCGCAGCCGCCGCTCTTGGCCGCCTTCTCGAGCGCGTCGGTCGCCTCGTCGTCGAACGCGGTGGCGACATATTGACCCGAGGAGTCGGAGATCGTCGCCATCATGTAGCGCCGCCCCCGGGCCGACGTGCGCCAGCGCGCTTCCTCGACCAGGCCGGCCATCGACGCGGCGGCGCGGCCGTCGACCGGGATGCTGATGCCAGGCAGCTCTGCATAGGTCTTGACCTTGTGCGCGGCGAGCAAATGGCGCTGGGCGTCCACCGGGTGGGCTGAGAAATAGAAGCCGAAGGCGTCGCGCTCGGCGGCCATGCCCTCGGCCAGCGACCAGCGCGCGTCGGTCGGCAGGCGGATCGGCGCCAGCGCCTCGCTTCCGCCGCCGCCGAACAGGCCGTGCTGACCGCTCGTCCGCTGCTCGTGGGCCGAGGCGGCGTGGGCGAGGATGGTCTCGGCTGCGGCGTGGATGGTAGCGCGGTCCCTGAGCAGCGAGTCGAACGCCCCGCCGGCGGCAAGGCTTTCGAGCTGGCGGCGGTTGAGCAGGCGCGGATCGACCCGCGCGGCGAAGTCCTCGAGGCTTGCGAACGGCCCGTTGGCGGAGCGCTCCTCGACCAGCGACTCCATCGCTTTTTCGCCGACGCCTTTCAGGGCGCCGAGCGCGTAGCGCACCGCGAGGGTCTCGCCATCGGCCTCGACGCTGAACGCGGCCTCGGCGGCGTTGACGTCAGGCGGAAGGACGGCGAGGCCGGAGCGGCGGATGTCCTCGACGAACAAGGCGAGCTTGTCGGTCTGGTGGATGTCGAAGCTCATCGAAGCGGCGAAGAATTCGGCCGGGTGATGCGCCTTGAGCCAGGCGGTGTGGTAGGCGATCAAGGCGTAGCCCGCGGCGTGGCTCTTGTTGAAGCCGTAACCGGCGAACTTGTCGATAAGGTCGAACAGCTCGTTGGCCTTGGCCGCGGCGATCCCGCGCTCCCCGGCGCCGGAGACGAAGCGAGAGCGCTGGGCGTCCATCTCGCTCTTGATCTTCTTGCCCATCGCGCGGCGCAGCAAATCGGCCTCGCCGAGCGAATAGCCGGCCAGCACCTGCGCCGCCTGCATCACCTGCTCCTGATAGACGAAGATGCCATAGGTTTCCTTCAGCACCTCCTCGAGCATCGGATGCGGATAGGCGATTTCGGCGCGGCCGTTCTTGCGGTCGCCGAACGCTGGAATGTTGTCCATCGGGCCGGGGCGGTAGAGCGAAACGAGGGCAATGATGTCCTCGAATCCGGTCGGGCGGACCTGCGCGAGCGTGCGCCGCATGCCTTCGGATTCGAGCTGGAACACGCCGACCGTGTCGCCGCGCTGGAGCAAGGCGAACACCTCGGGATCGTCCCACGGTAGGGTCTCGTAATCGACCTCGATCCCGCGCAGCGCGAGCAGCCGCTGGCCTTCCTTGAGGACCGACAGCGTCTTCAGCCCTAGGAAATCGAACTTCACCAGGCCGGCTGCCTCGACATATTTCATGTCGAACTGGGTCACCGGCATATCCGAGCGCGGATCGCGGTAGAGCGGGACCAGCTCCTCAAGCGGCCGGTCGCCGATCACCACGCCCGCGGCGTGGGTCGAGCTGTGGCGCGGGAGGCCCTCGAGCTTCATCGCCAGCTCGAACAGGCGGCGTACGTCGGGGTCGCTGCGCACTTCCTGGGCAAGCTCGCTGACGCCGTTGAGCGCGCGTTCGAGCGTCCACGGCTCGGTCGGGTGGTTGGGGATCAGCTTGGCGAGGCGATCGACCTGACCGTAGCTCATCTGCAGCACGCGCCCGGTGTCCTTGAGCACGGCCCGCGCCTTCAGGCGCCCGAAGGTGATGATCTGCGCCACCTTGTCGCGGCCGTACTTGGCCTGAACATAGGCGAGCACCTCCTCGCGCCGGGTTTCGCAAAAGTCGATGTCGAAGTCGGGCATCGACACGCGCTCGGGGTTGAGCATGCGCTCGAACAGCAGGCCGAGCGGGATCGGGTCGAGATCGGTAATGGTCAGCGCCCAGGCGACCAGGCTACCGGCACCCGAGCCGCGGCCCGGGCCGACCGGAATGCCCTGCGCCTTAGCCCACTGGATGAAGTCGGCGACGATCAGGAAATAGCCAGCGAATCCCATGCGCGTGATGACGTCGAGCTCGAACTCGAGCCGGTCGCGATACGCCTGCGGCACCTCGTCGCTGAGGCGCCTGGCGAGACCGGTCCGCGCCGCCTGGCGCAACGTCTCGTCCTCGTTATCGCTGAGCCGCGGGAGGATCGGACGGCGCTTGGGCGCGGCGATGGCGCAGCGCCGCGCGATCACCGCGCTGTTGGCGAGCGCCTCGGGCACATCGGCGAACAACTCGGCCATGTCCGCGGCCGGCTTGAGCCAGGCGTTGGGCGAGCTGACCGCGCGCTCGCTGCTGTCGACATAGGCGCTTTGCGCGATGCACAACATGGCGTCGTGCGCCGCGTGGAACGACGGCTCGGCATATTGCGCGGGATTGGTCGCGACCAGCGGCAGGTCGAGCGCGTAGGCGAGGTCGATCAGCGCGCCCTCGGCCGCCTCCTCAACACCATCCCCGCGCCGGCTCAACTCGACATAGAGGCGCTCCGGGAAATAAGCGGCGAGCCGCTCGGCGAGGGTGCGCGCGGCGGCGGCCCGGCCTTCGGCGAGCAGCCGGGCGAGCGCCCCCTCCCCGCCCGCGGTCAGGCAGATCAGGCCTGAGCTGTCGGCCAGCGCCTCGAAGCGGACGTGCGGTTCTTCGCTCAGCGGCCGGTCGAGATGGGCGGCGGAGACCAGCCGGCACAGCGCCTGGTAGCCGGCCTCGTCCTGGGCGAACAGCGCCAGCCAGTCGATCGTCCCGGCCGGGCCGATGTCGTCGGGACGGGCGACGGCGAGGGTCACGCCAACGATTGGCTGGACACCTTCGGCCATGCACGCCTCGCCGAACGGCATTGCTGCATAGAGCCCGTTGCGGTCGGTCAGCGCGACCGCGGGAAAGCCCAGTTTGGCGCTGTGCTTGGCGATCGCCTTGGGCTCGATCGCGCCGTCGAGCATGGTGAAGCAGGAGAAGACTCGAAGCGGGACATAGGGCGCGGCGGACATCGTCGCAGACTATGGAAGATGGCGCCGCGGCCCGCCAGTCGGGCGGCCCACTTATCCCCAGTTTATGCCGCTTGGGGGACGGCCGATGCGCGCCGGAGCGGCGGCCGTTCGCCATAGGTCAGCCAGCGCCACAGCCATTCCATCGGCCCAAACTGAAAGCGCGCCAGCCACCAGTGCGAAAACACGACCTGGAAGGCGAAGAAGGCGACGCAGATGAGCAGTACCGCAAAGCTGCCGATGCGTCCGGCGAGGCCGAGGCCGGGCCCGACTCCGAACAGCACGAAGGCATAGATGAAGCCCTGCGCGAGATAATTGGTGAGCGCCATTCGCCCGACCGCCGCGAACGGTCCGAACAGCGCCCTGCCCCAGCCGCGTTGGAGGGCGACGACGATACCGGCGCAATAGCCCGCGGCGAGGACTAGCGCGACCGGCGAGCGGAGGATGTTGGCGATGTCCCTGGCGCCGTCATCGTCGCCGTTCACGACAAGGCGGATTGCGAGGCCGAGCGCGATCCCGAGCGGGATAGCGATCGCCGCGATCCGGCGCAGCAGCGGCAGGAAGCGCGGCACGTCGTCAAACAGCCCGCTGCGCCCGATCGCCGCGCCGAGCGCAAACCGCCCGAGCGCATAGACCACCCACGCCGCCATCATCCCGCCGGCCAACCATTCAAGCCACGTCCACTCGGCGAACAAGGTGACGATCGACCAATAGTCGTTGCCGACCGCGACCTCTTGGCGGTGCAGCACGGCCGGGTCGCCATAGAGCGAGTCGGGAACCGGATGGATGCCGGCGCGGCCGAGCAGCCATTCCTGCAGATTATAGCTGTAGAGCGCGGCAATGATCCCGAACAGCAGCAGCGATCGGGTCCGCCACTTGCGCATCAGCAGGAGCCCGAAGCCGGCCACCGCGTAGAGATTGAGGATGTCTCCGAACCACAGGAACAGGCTGTTGAAGATGCCGAACATGAGCAGCCAGAACAATCGCCGCGCAAACCGGCGCTCGAACCCCGGGCGTCCCTCGCCGCGCTGCATCTGGAGGTAGAAGCCAAGGCCGAACAAAGTCGCGAAGACGGTGTTGGCCTTGTCGCCGATGAACAGCCGGACGAACTCATAGGCCCACCAGTCGAGCCCGGCCGTCGGCAAGGCGGCGAGCTGGTCCTTGGTCGCGATCTGGCCCTCGCCGGCGAAGTAGACGAAGTTCATCGTCAGCACGCCGAACAAGGCGATTCCGCGCAGCACGTCGATCTCGCCAATGCGCTGGCGCTCGCCGACCGGTGCGATGGCGTTCTGGTCCATGCCCCTTCCCCCGGGGGCAAGGTGAACCTCGATCAGGTCAGTGGCAAGCCTTAGCCGCCGGGCTGCCAGCGGCCGGACATGATGTCGGCGATCTCGCGCATCCGGCCGCGATAGGTCTGCGAGATGCAGGCATCGCTCGGGCAGGCGTCGCGGTGGCGCAGGAACTCGCCGCGGGTGCGGCGCAGCAGCGCGGCCTGCTGCGGCGAGGCGGCGCCGACCGCCCGGACATATTGCGATGCCATCTGGCGATCGAGCGCGGCGAGGCCCGAATCGCCGCACACTGCGATCTCGCCGCGGGTGCGGGCGAAGCGGCAGTTGAAACTTGGGCTCGCGGCGGCGCGTGGTGGCGGCGGCGCCGGCGCCGCCTCCGGAGCGCGCGGCGGTGGCGGCGGCGCGACGGGCGGCGCCGGGAACGGGCCGTCGGCGGGCGCAGGCTCGCCGACCGGCTCGGCCTGGGGCAGAATGGCGCCCGGCGGCGGGGCGATCGGCGCGGAGCCTTGGCCGGTCCGCGCCAGCGTCGCGAGCGGAACGACGATCGAGTCGGCATTGTCGATCATCACCACGTCGCCGCTACCGTCGGTCGCGGGCTGGACACTGTAATCGATACTCGCCGCGAGCGTGCGCCGCCCGCCGACCACCTGGGTGCCGGGCGGCAGGTCGAGCGCGACGTTGGCCGAGCAGCGCACCGTCCCGAGATCGGCATCGGTGCCCTTGAGCAACGGCGCCTCGACCCGAAGCGCCGAGTAGGCCGAGATCTGGTCGAACGCGGTGCGTGCGGTGCCGCGGGTGACCGCCGCGCGGCGAAACAGCTCGCGCTTGATCGCGTCGTAGGTGCGGGGCGACGAGCAGCGCTTGTCGGGACTTCGCGCCGAGGCAGTGGCGACCTCGTCGTCGCCGAGCTTATCCTGGTCGGCGCCGCCGTCGCGCGTCGCATAGACATAGAGGAGGCCGATAACGACCAGCGCGCCAAGCGCGATGGCCATCCATGTCATTGGGGTGAAACGTCGCATTGTCTCGCCAAACGCGCCGGGTGCGACTCGGCTCCGTCTATTCGAGCAGGCCTTCGTGGAGCCGCACGACGCGGTCCATCTTCGCCGCCAGCCGCTCGTTGTGGGTGGCGACGAGCGCAGCGCTGCCTTCGCCGCGCACCAGCGCGAGGAATTCGGCGAATACGCGATCGGCGGTTTTCTCGTCGAGGTTGCCGGTCGGCTCGTCGGCAAGGACCAGCGGCGGCCGGTTGGCCAGCGCCCGGGCGACCGCGACCCGCTGCTGCTCGCCGCCCGACAGCTTGGCGGGGCGATGGGTCAGCCGCTCGGCAAGGCCAAGGGTCGAGAGCAGGTCGGTCGCGCGCTGTCGCGCCGCCTCGTCGTCGGCGCCGCGGATGATCTGCGGCAGCATGACGTTCTCGAGCGCGTCGAAATCCGGCAGCAGGTGATGGAATTGGTAGACGAAGCCGAGCGCCTCGCGCCGAAGCCGGGTGCGGTTCTCGTCGTCGAGCCGCGAGGCCTCCTCGCCGACGACCCGGATCGAGCCTTCGAATCCGCCCTCGAGCAGGCCGACCGCCTGGAGCAGGGTCGACTTGCCCGAGCCCGACGGCCCGAGCAGCGCGACGATCTCGCCCGGCTGGATGGCAAGATCAATCCCGCGCAGCACATGGATCGTCGTCTCGCCCTGCACGAACGCGCGCTTGAGCGCCGAGGTCTGGAGCACCGCCTCACTCATAGCGAAGCACCTGGACGGGGTCGGTCGAGGCCGCTTTCCAAGCCGGGTAGATGGTGGCGAGGAAGCTCAGCACCAGCGCGGTGACGACGATCGCGGCCACTTCGACCGGGTCCGTCTTGGCCGGCATTTCGGTGAGGAAGCGCACCGAGGGGTCCCAGATGTTCTGGCCGGTCGCCCACTGGAAGGCGCTGGTGATCTGCTGGCGGAAGGCAAGGATCAGCGCACCGAGCAGAAGCCCGGCGACGATGCCGACGCTGCCGATGATCGTTCCGACCGTCATGTAGACCTTCATCAGCCCGCTTCGGCTGGCGCCCATCGTGCGCAGGATGGCGATGTCGCGGGTCTTGGCGCGGACCAGCATGATCAGCGACGAGAGGATGTTGAACACCGCGACGAGGATGATCAGCGAGAGCACGAAGAACATCGCCACCCGCTCGATCTCGAGCGCCTCGAACAGCGCCGAGTTCATCTGCCGCCAGTCGACGATCACGCCCTTGCCGCGGACCGCGGTGTTGAGCGGGGCCATGATCTCGGCGACATTGTCGGGATCGCTGGTCTGGACCTCGATCAGCCCGACGTCCTCGCCCAGCATCAGCAGGGTCTGCGCGTCCTCCATCGGCATGACGACGAACGCCGCGTCGAAATCGTAGATGCCGACCTCGAATACCGCGCCGACGGTATAGCTGACGATCCGCGGAACGGTGCCGATCGGGGTGGCGCGCCCTTCCGGGCTGATCAGCGAGATTTCGGAGCCGGGGAAGGCGCCGAGCTTCTCCGCCAGGCGAACGCCGATCGCCACTCGGCCGCTGCCCGGCGTGATCGAGCGCATGTCGCCGGAGCGGACGTTGGCGTTCATCACCTTGTTGCGCGGGATGTCGGCGGCTTCGACGCCGCGCACCAGCACGCCTTCGACTCGGCCGTTGGCGCTGGCCATCAGCGGCTGCTCGATCAGCGGGCGGGCCTCGGTCACGCCCGAGGTCTTGCGCGCGGCCACGGCGATGCGCTGCCAGTCGGACAAGCGCCCATCATAGCCCTGGATGATGGCGTGGCCGTTCAAACCCACGCTCTTGTCGAACAGCTCGGCGCGAAAGCCGTTCATCACGCTCATCACCACGATCAGCGCGGCGACCCCGAGCGCGACCGCGATCAGGCTGATCGTCGCGACCATGAAGATGAACCCCTCGCCCTTGCCGGGCAGGAGGTAGCGCTTGGCGACCATGCGCTCGTAGCGGTTGAGGATCATGCCGTCAGTTTCGCCAAGGCGGCGTCGACACTGAGCTCCTCGCGCTCGCCGGTTGCCCGGCGCTTCAGCTCGACCACGCCCTTTTCGAGCCCGCGTGGGCCGATGATCACCTGCCAGGGCAGGCCAATCAGGTCCATCGAGCCCAATTTGACCCCGCCGCGCTCGTCGCGGTCGTCGTAGAGCGTCTCGACGCCCGCGGCAATGAGCCGGGCGTAGAGATCATCGGCGGCGGCGATCGAGGCCGGATCGTCGCCGCGCATGGTGACGATGCCGACCTTCCACGGCGCCACCGCTTCGGGCCAGACGATCCCCGCCTCGTCGTGGCTCGCCTCGATGATCGCCCCGACCAGCCGCGACACGCCGATCCCGTAGCTGCCCATTTCCGGCGTGACCATCGATCCGTCAGG of Sphingomonas mesophila contains these proteins:
- the dnaE gene encoding DNA polymerase III subunit alpha, which produces MSAAPYVPLRVFSCFTMLDGAIEPKAIAKHSAKLGFPAVALTDRNGLYAAMPFGEACMAEGVQPIVGVTLAVARPDDIGPAGTIDWLALFAQDEAGYQALCRLVSAAHLDRPLSEEPHVRFEALADSSGLICLTAGGEGALARLLAEGRAAAARTLAERLAAYFPERLYVELSRRGDGVEEAAEGALIDLAYALDLPLVATNPAQYAEPSFHAAHDAMLCIAQSAYVDSSERAVSSPNAWLKPAADMAELFADVPEALANSAVIARRCAIAAPKRRPILPRLSDNEDETLRQAARTGLARRLSDEVPQAYRDRLEFELDVITRMGFAGYFLIVADFIQWAKAQGIPVGPGRGSGAGSLVAWALTITDLDPIPLGLLFERMLNPERVSMPDFDIDFCETRREEVLAYVQAKYGRDKVAQIITFGRLKARAVLKDTGRVLQMSYGQVDRLAKLIPNHPTEPWTLERALNGVSELAQEVRSDPDVRRLFELAMKLEGLPRHSSTHAAGVVIGDRPLEELVPLYRDPRSDMPVTQFDMKYVEAAGLVKFDFLGLKTLSVLKEGQRLLALRGIEVDYETLPWDDPEVFALLQRGDTVGVFQLESEGMRRTLAQVRPTGFEDIIALVSLYRPGPMDNIPAFGDRKNGRAEIAYPHPMLEEVLKETYGIFVYQEQVMQAAQVLAGYSLGEADLLRRAMGKKIKSEMDAQRSRFVSGAGERGIAAAKANELFDLIDKFAGYGFNKSHAAGYALIAYHTAWLKAHHPAEFFAASMSFDIHQTDKLALFVEDIRRSGLAVLPPDVNAAEAAFSVEADGETLAVRYALGALKGVGEKAMESLVEERSANGPFASLEDFAARVDPRLLNRRQLESLAAGGAFDSLLRDRATIHAAAETILAHAASAHEQRTSGQHGLFGGGGSEALAPIRLPTDARWSLAEGMAAERDAFGFYFSAHPVDAQRHLLAAHKVKTYAELPGISIPVDGRAAASMAGLVEEARWRTSARGRRYMMATISDSSGQYVATAFDDEATDALEKAAKSGGCGLMNVELDRRPGEGMPRVTVKRFQPLDTLARRTRLQLHLTVPDAALLPAVAAEFAGHRGGNGIVRATLALGEGRSATFLLGQDFALDADLAMRLERLLGDGQVELSAPPKMALVG
- a CDS encoding ABC transporter ATP-binding protein, producing the protein MSEAVLQTSALKRAFVQGETTIHVLRGIDLAIQPGEIVALLGPSGSGKSTLLQAVGLLEGGFEGSIRVVGEEASRLDDENRTRLRREALGFVYQFHHLLPDFDALENVMLPQIIRGADDEAARQRATDLLSTLGLAERLTHRPAKLSGGEQQRVAVARALANRPPLVLADEPTGNLDEKTADRVFAEFLALVRGEGSAALVATHNERLAAKMDRVVRLHEGLLE
- a CDS encoding DUF418 domain-containing protein; amino-acid sequence: MDQNAIAPVGERQRIGEIDVLRGIALFGVLTMNFVYFAGEGQIATKDQLAALPTAGLDWWAYEFVRLFIGDKANTVFATLFGLGFYLQMQRGEGRPGFERRFARRLFWLLMFGIFNSLFLWFGDILNLYAVAGFGLLLMRKWRTRSLLLFGIIAALYSYNLQEWLLGRAGIHPVPDSLYGDPAVLHRQEVAVGNDYWSIVTLFAEWTWLEWLAGGMMAAWVVYALGRFALGAAIGRSGLFDDVPRFLPLLRRIAAIAIPLGIALGLAIRLVVNGDDDGARDIANILRSPVALVLAAGYCAGIVVALQRGWGRALFGPFAAVGRMALTNYLAQGFIYAFVLFGVGPGLGLAGRIGSFAVLLICVAFFAFQVVFSHWWLARFQFGPMEWLWRWLTYGERPPLRRASAVPQAA
- a CDS encoding lipoprotein-releasing ABC transporter permease subunit is translated as MILNRYERMVAKRYLLPGKGEGFIFMVATISLIAVALGVAALIVVMSVMNGFRAELFDKSVGLNGHAIIQGYDGRLSDWQRIAVAARKTSGVTEARPLIEQPLMASANGRVEGVLVRGVEAADIPRNKVMNANVRSGDMRSITPGSGRVAIGVRLAEKLGAFPGSEISLISPEGRATPIGTVPRIVSYTVGAVFEVGIYDFDAAFVVMPMEDAQTLLMLGEDVGLIEVQTSDPDNVAEIMAPLNTAVRGKGVIVDWRQMNSALFEALEIERVAMFFVLSLIILVAVFNILSSLIMLVRAKTRDIAILRTMGASRSGLMKVYMTVGTIIGSVGIVAGLLLGALILAFRQQITSAFQWATGQNIWDPSVRFLTEMPAKTDPVEVAAIVVTALVLSFLATIYPAWKAASTDPVQVLRYE
- a CDS encoding lysozyme inhibitor LprI family protein, whose translation is MTWMAIALGALVVIGLLYVYATRDGGADQDKLGDDEVATASARSPDKRCSSPRTYDAIKRELFRRAAVTRGTARTAFDQISAYSALRVEAPLLKGTDADLGTVRCSANVALDLPPGTQVVGGRRTLAASIDYSVQPATDGSGDVVMIDNADSIVVPLATLARTGQGSAPIAPPPGAILPQAEPVGEPAPADGPFPAPPVAPPPPPRAPEAAPAPPPPRAAASPSFNCRFARTRGEIAVCGDSGLAALDRQMASQYVRAVGAASPQQAALLRRTRGEFLRHRDACPSDACISQTYRGRMREIADIMSGRWQPGG